The nucleotide sequence GACCAGAATTTAGTTGTCCATGAGACGGCGGACCGTGTGGCGATACCAGATTTTGTGGGTGCATACCAGGTGGTAGACCACCTCCCGCTGGTGAAGGTAAATGTGGCGATGGATGCGGCGAttggaattgttgttgttgttgtgatgaAGGTTGTGAGCTACTATTACTGCCCTGACTATCTTGTCCAGGTGTCGAACGAGATGACGCATCAATTGGGCTCTCCGGTGGCGGATATTTCAATCCGCCAGGTTCTTGGGTCCCATATGGCGAGCCTTTGACGAGATTCTCAGCATAGGGCGAGGGTTTCATTGGTCCTCCATCATTAGGTCCTTGTGGTGGTGGAGGATATTTTAATTCTTGTGGGGGTCCATACTTGACAGCCATTGGATCGCCATATTTCAGCATTAAACTTGACTCGAAAGCAGAACGAGCCAGTGGGTGTTGCACCTCGTGTTGATAATGAGGCTTTGGCATTGCAATTCCGGGTGGAGGCGTTGCACCAGGTGGTGCACCGTGTGAAGTTGGTGGCTGCGGATCTTGAGGTGCACCGCCACCATACTTAAGCCCTACATCGCTCGGTTGGTTAGGCGGACCCGTGTATTTTCCCTCAGCATTTGTCATGGGATAAATTCCTGATACTTTCATGTCAGGCATCTTCATCGGATCACCAGGGAAACCTTTTGGTGGTTGCTGATGTGCTGAGAGATCACCCGGATACTTGCCCTGCTGTTCCATGGCAAATTTCATATCATATTTACCTGCGGCAGCcgccgccgctgctgctgctgcggctgCTTGCATTTCTTGTACTGTTCCGTACTTCATGGCGTGCTCCAGTGGCGGTGGAGGGTACTTAATGTCTTGCATTGCAAACTTGCCACCCTCATATTTGATGCCAGCTGTCGCAGCAGACTCATTGTACTTCATATCCATATCACTAGGGTATTTGTGCGTTGGTGGCGGTCCACCTAATGGCATGCCCGTTGATGGCGGAGCGTTGTTGTCGTTACTGGGCATCGACTGTTGCAGCGGTGGCCCATACTTGATTTGTCCGTCCAAAATGTAACCTGGTGGTGGTTGTGGGCCCCCTGGTGGGagatgcatatgcatatgtggCGGTTGAGGAGGGACATCGGAGCCAGCAGTTGTTTCATTAACAGATGTAGCCATTGAAGTCGGCGGCATACCCGCGGCACTTTTGCATTCCTCATTTTTGATCTCTACTTTAACTTTTAGATCTTGCGGCTCGTTGCTGTTCTGATTGCAGGTGGCATCCAAGGAATCATCCAAAGGCTCCTTCTTGATGAAAACAGCGTTTTCTTGCATATTTGCGTTGGAGCTGTTCGGTGGTAATTGCTGCTGCAATGACTCTTGCTTCATATTAGCGATCTTCTTCATCATCTCCTGCTCCTTGGTCAAATCAGCGGTAACACTACCTTCAGATACATCCATTTTCTCTAATGGATCCTTACGTTCAGTTGACAAGTCCCCGCGTCCAATGGAAGCGTTTAGCGCCTCAACAGTTGCTATGGTAGGCACCTTCATTGGTGTTGGCGGAGCACTGACTATATTCAGGCCTCCATCATTTGTATTTGTTGCAGGATCTTTTGTGTCAACGCCAACTGAATCGCCTACAGGTGTTGCTATAGCCACTTGTCCGCTAACAGGTGCctgaatattcgtttcttcatcatcatttttgatAGTCTCTTTGGTGTCTTCACCAGGCTTTTCGGATTTCTCAATTATTTCCGCCTTCGAATCGCCATCTGTCGCAGCACTATCCTCTTTTCCACCTGAGCTATCTTTGCCCTCCTTCAACGACTGCTCTACTGTATCAGTCGTATTCGACTCAGCGTCATCCAACACCGAATCAGGCCGACTGTCAGAGTTCATACTCTCTTCCGCGGGACTATCGGGACGCTTACGCTTAGCACTGTCCTTACTAAGGCTGCCATCATCGGTGATATCGCCACTACCGCCACCACTGCCAGAACCTGCGCTACCGTCCACATCGGTACGCTTCTTCTTATTCGGCGTATCCTGCTTACCGCCCGCTTTACGCTTATTAGCCGCCACCGTCGTTGTCGTATTGTTTTCGGTTGCGTTTGCTCCTTTAGTTGGTGTCTTTGGACTATCTGCAGCCGACACTGTATCTGGAGTTTCAGTACCACGTTTGGGTCGTTTACCATTCGCCACCTGTTGTGTTGTTTGTTCCTTCGTATTATTattctgttgttgctgtttattGCGTGTCCTCATTCTAGATGGTGATTCATCCCTTTTGTTTGTCAGACTGGAATCGCTGTCGCACTCGCTGATGTCGTCCTCGGTTAGAGAACTGTTCTCCTCCTTGGAGACAACGGGCGACGAGCGAGTCGAATCTGCCGCCGCTGACGCCGTCGTCGCCGTTTGTGGTTCCGGTGTATCCTCCTTCTTCGGAGGTGTATTACTAGCGCGTGTGACACGATTGCGACGCAAGGCACTTTGCCGGCGTCGACGATGAGGTCGATTATTATTGGCACCCGGTGTCTTCTTCCACAAATAGTAAAATTCCACCAATTCCGGTGTCTCTTTGTGCGGTAGTAAATCTTTGTGTATTCGAAAGAAATTCTTTCCAAATTGCCGTAAGCCCTTAATGAATTTCTTTGTTTCGTCCTCTGCCCACTTTTTATCGATACCCTTGGAAACGGGACACTTAACGAGTGCTTGAAGGGCTTTACCTGGATCGTAACCAGAATCGTGTAACTGAAAGGAGAGAGAGAAGAAGATAAGAATATATTTAATAGCATAGCGGGCGGGATGTTAGATAAGTTAACTAAAGGAGGCTTATAAAGAGGTGGTTTGTAATAACTAAGCGGGCTTTCTCAACTCTCTATTCTCTGAAAGTTTCGGAAAATAAAAAGTAGAGGAGGTCAAATGGAGGAAGCGTGGCAAATGTTTAAGTTTTCTTAGTATTAAGATTTTATACCGGCCTTGATTGATTATTGTAGTATTGTGGTATCCCACTGAGCCCATCGGAAATTGTTCAGAAATACAGCgctgctaaaaaaaaattgttttcctgttctttttttttttaatttttttttatttaagagcGCCATGCAGGCTCTTCTGGGCTTTGGGAGTAATGGTTGGTAGTAGCAAATTTCAAATATCCTCGCTACTGGGAGCAGAGATAAATTACATGATATGACTCTTCTTGATAGGCAAGTGTGCGAGTTTCAGTAGTAGAATCAAACTCACTGCCTTCCACACTTATTAGAATGCTTGTGTGATCAGCGGCACATGCTCAGGTGTTCTAGATAGATATGAGCGGCTGTGGCCAATAAGGCGGCACACGTGGCGGCATGGCGGCGAAATGCCTACATTCTTGAATGCTTCATGATTTTAATTTCCATATAAATGTCCAGTTCCATTTTCTTAAGAAGCCATTACATTCGTTCATAGCGTGCACaactacaaattaaatttttagttattaaaatttgttcaattaACTTCCAAGGAAATTACATACTTGGCACATTTGCAGCCGAACATTTAGGTCAATTAATTGTATAGGCACGACTTTACATATCGTAGCtaattgtgtatgtacaatagggTGATCCCAATTGGGcgaaattttgatattaaaaaaatattccgaaATCTTTTTAACGCTTCATTCGTTTGGGTCATGCTCATGATTCCATTATAGAAGGTAAGGTAAGTAAGCAGTTGCTCTCTATATCCCAGAAGATGAATTAGAACTTCAAATAGAAGGCAGATATTTAAGGCTATTGTTGGTATAATCACGCGATCCATTCCTTTGAAAAATTATGCTTCGGTAAAGCAATCTTGAGGGATTGCGCTTCTATGGAGCTAAGCCCTAAGGACCATATTCGCTTCTTTTTCTTCATGACCATGGAACTAAGAGGAACCATAAGAGAAATCATGAGTCAATctgaacaacaataaacaaactATTCGTTATGATAAATGTAGCGTTCACGTGCAACGAGTGTATCCTAACATTAGAGCGACAGGTGGTACTCCCTAATGGAATCTGTGACTGCCGTATATACACCGCACCTGTTGCAAAAGAGTTAAAAGTTTTCATgctaatttttttggtaaatcttATAAACGAAAAAGAATGAATGTGTAAAAAGATAAAACGACTTAACTGTGTTAGCACAAGtgtgtatttttaatttgcttttttctacttataaagggtctttcaaaagtggcaCCTAGATTTCAGTAGCGAATAACTCCTAGACGGtatctttttttatgtcatctttgacatttgtcaagtagacagatataCAGTTTTATACGATAGAATAGCACTTAAAGTTTTTGAAACTTAGGAACAACATTTCgcgaaattcgtaattttttttgttggagataatcgtccgaatgagtgcTCAATTCAAaagttagtgaaaaaatttcaataaactggTTCtgccgaggatagaaaaagcacTGGCAGATCAAAAACTGGAAAGGGGAAAGTGAGCCAGCaaaataacatttaattttgggggaagttgaaagtttttcctggataaatttttacttgtacgatcttgcaagtgagaaaaacaactgatcgcaaagtaaaaataaacacgaattaaaattcacgaatcgaattaaagtcctaaatttaaataaaaatgttgattaaaACTGAGAAGGCAAGTAAATACATTTTAGataaaatgtataaagtttATTTGCAGACATATTACATAAACAGGAATCAGAAATAATATAGAGGTATGTagtgaaggagaacggtcgccaaacaaGTCGTGAATTGGCGTAAAAAATGAACTgagatcataaaacgattctcaatcaccttcattcaatgggatttatcaaaaaattgggagcctgggtgcctcacgagctcaacaaaAGCGCACAatgaaagtcgccttcaaattagttctcagcatctcgcccgccatcgagcgacacgcggtcataaaaagcgctttttgtaccgaatcgtcacgagagatgagaaatggtgcctatacagcCATATGAAGCAAAAAAGGGGTGGGTGACTCCAGgaaatacgccaaagccgagagtcgagccggatcttcatccaaagaagatcaggGCATGTGTTTAGTaagactgggagggcatggtgcactgggaaatgctcgaaaagaatgccatggTCAACAAGGAGTTCTACAAGCCAAGCTACACTGCGTGAATGCGGCTATTCGATTGAAaacacctgatcgacatggtcaaaccaaaCTTCTTCACGTACCGCCAGGCcctatgttgcacaagtcgtcaaagccacactctaagagctcgaatgggagataCTTTACCATCCGTCATATTCtacggaccttgcaccgaccaatTACCAACTTTTCCGCTTCCTGTCAAACCATACGAagagcgttaccttcgataataaAGATGGCCTTAAAAACTGaatcaacaacttctttgacaccagacaaGGCAATTTTTGGCGGAGCGGTATCAACAAGTTGGTCGAGAGGGGGGAAGAGCAACAGCCAAtatattgattaacttattgatataattattgttttttgtttaaataaaagtcttcggtaaaaacggtaagaacttattccccaacctaattcTTCTAAACCACAGCCTCCAGTCACCGTTACTGCAGATTCCGAAATGCAAATCGGAAGCATTGAaggtattttttgtgttttattcttgTACTTCTTGGCTATTAACTAATTTGccataatattttcatatagcTACATGCACACACGGAAACAAAGGAAAattatttgttgaattttttttaaaggggGCAGCTCCTTTCACACTTTTTCAACTCTtttccctcttttttttttttttttttttttttgctttataaattcatttacaatctaacgaaaagcttttaaatgttttaagcttaatggaaagtctaaaaagtctctataaagtcagtgaagtgTTGTGAAGAACGGAAACTTAatcccattttttttatattttttttttatatttttttttttttttttttattttaattttttttttttttcaagaaaatttttgtgtactcatttaagcatgaatattaatatgtaatttatttttaaataataaataccctAAGTTTACAgtgaaaccaaaaaattattgaaaaactcgTCTGGAGGAGCTGCCCTTTTaatttaaggggtaacaccactgtacacgcgtaaaataaacacgatttttaaagaatttttttgtacagaaaGAAAGGGAAaggaatcactctgatttgggaagttattacttatatactaaaatacaaaactacaaagtttgatcgaaaaattttacaaaatggcggcattggagacatttttgtaatgtggtttctcttgaaggagctccgcggcacgcagcacagagggtgcaaattttaatctggaacaaagaaacattttttttcttaatctagataaaaatagctagagaaacacggaggggatttaaaaaatatttatttttgtggaattagcaagcatttgaaggaaaaaactctattttggactaaaagaaacggcatttaaataattataacaatcgtttaaattaatctatcgaaaaacccctacgctcttctcttaagaaggttattatacagacgtagtgaaaaacctgattcaaactattaaaaattgtttgagttatgctgcgtgccaatttcagaaaacgtgttttgagaaaaacgcatttaaggtatggaaatttggagaagtcgttaggtagcaggcactaacgcttggttaaaagcttaaaatatttatgaaataaacttcggtaacgtataaaactttttgttctgtattttaatttatttagaaacaacatctaggcgcgtcatTTGAAAGACTCTTTATATTTCTAGTGAGCAAACCACCAAAAGCCCATTAAGAGTTCACACAATTGGTAATGTATGTTACTATGTGTGTACTTGTCATAttatgtacatgtatacatatacatatatacagggtccggcactcgaagtgtaatcaactTCAGACAACTCgcacagctgatgcacgggcagcagctgtctgttagttggctaaatgacagtccagagtattgtttacaagcgcgcggttccccgacgaagtgccaatcaaatggcgaaagaactgaacatATTTGACCGTAGcattcgccgcatactgaaaaatgaactctaagtcaagtcttacaagatccaaaaggggCAAGATCTCactccaaagcagcaacaagtcagttGAGAGAGccaaggagttgcttcgctggGCCAAAAGCGGTCAGTTTCCGAACATTATGTTTTCTGacaagacaatttttcaaattgagccattcgtaaactcccaaaacgataggatttAGTTGATcgaccattcatacgagaatttgaaccATCAATTGGCCACTTGGAGGCAGCAcccaccacaggtaatggtttggggtgcTGTTaccacagatgggcgctctctaatcgttttcatcgaaactggcgttaaggtaaatgtgaaatattaccgggaaagtattctggaggttgctctGAAGCCgggggcagacaaacatttcgctggcagaccatggacgtttcaataggactcggcaccgtctcacaaagctcgagtaagccaagaatggctaaaaacaacgttccgaacttcataacgtccacacaatggctctcaaatgcatcagacgcgaatccgatggattattctctttgggcctctttggagagcaaggtccgaactaaaagattcactagtctcgaggtgctgaaaaaagccattgtgcgcgagtgggtcaaaatacctgcaagtcaaaTTCGGTCacaaggtggtcatatcgagcaaaagtaaattaattcataattttatattattttcacgcattttgaataaaagtaaatttccaaactaaatgtatggccttttttattggttacacttcgagtgccggaccctgtacatatgcatgtaggtGTGGTACTTACAATATCCAAAGCGTTAATTGTTGTATCGTCACGACTAGCAGCTAAACAACCGTCTTCTAGTCCTCCATCACACATTCCTGAAAGTAAACAATAGTTTGTGAATAAAGCGTCAAtacatgtaattaaaaaaaataggaatAATAAAGCGGTTTCACACAATTTCTCACCTTGAAATGCAGCCATAGAACGCGCCGCACGCAAAAACATTAACAAATCCCCATCGGCCACAATGCCTGGACTCCATCTTGATTCTTCTAATTCGCGTTCGTCGCTCTCTTTGTCAACAGGGAAGCTTGAAATTGGATTATAATCGGGCAATTTTGCCTTTGGTGTCCATAAAACAATTTCACAATTAGTAAAACTTGTATGCATTGCAgggttatttaatattatacacTTTTCTATGTGATTACTTTTCGtggtttcattaaattttattattcatttatatatttgcatTAGTATTATCattactttatttatattatatttactgttGATTAACTGTTTCCatttattatctatttttaCTACGATTTTCTCATTTACatacacaacagcaacaaaatactCTACCATtacagcatttttaataataccATTCAATATGAATGTCTACACATAcaattgcatacatatatacatatatatgttatacatatgtagatgaaATGAATGACTGATGTTTGGAAGGATTGGGATTGGAATTGGGGTGAAAATCAAAACATATTATTAGAAACCCACTCGTTGCTAGTTTTGCTTTTGCTGCCAGCCAATACGCCAACAACAACGTCAACACAACGAACGGGTTAAGtgactttattattttactaattGTCAATTATTGTGAGCCAATTATGGGTGGAAATAATACTATGAtgctatgtatatgtattgtatgtaggATTTATATTGGTATTGAGCAAGTAATGCGATGTGGAACCAAAGATgtacgaatataaaaaattaaaattgcaaaaacaacaaaaaaattacaataaattacaCAGCTGCTGTCAGCTTACAAGCAATGCCTAGACAAATGCCGATTGCAAAGTCTTCGTTCGCTATTGATTAGCTACGGAAATACGCTCTGAACGTGTTGCTACTTGCGAGAGTAAGTatagtaaattaaaacaaaaacaaaaaaaattactcaattaTTTAGTTGTTTATTGAGCAAGTATCAAGCTCGTAATTTGTAAGCGTTTAGCGCGCATAAATGTTTTCGAATGATATGCAGATTAGAAAAAAGTACTATTTAATTCTTaactaagcaaataaatattgataaaaaattccTTTAATGACTCCGACACCGCTATTTGCAAATCAAAGCCTCGTGATTAGCTTGAGGAAGGTCGGTGGCGGCggttccaaaaaacaaaaaaaaaaaaagaaacaggcGAAAGGGAAAGACAACAGTCGATTCCGACCCacatttatatccgaccaaggactgtgcAGGATTTATGCAATGAACAAGCCGGATTTTACCCACGCCGTTCATGCGTCGATCACGTAAACACCCAAGAGTGATTGTTGAGGTGGAGTAGCGCTCTCCTCTACATCTATGCTTCATCGACTTCGAGAAGTCGTTCGACACTTTAAGGCATGCCGCAATCTGGAGTGTTCTCGCCTGCAAAAGAGGGCCCGGAAAAATAATCAGGATTGGTCCACGAGCGCTTGCTGCCGTGTTAGCCATGAAAATGCTTTGAGTGTCAGTATTGAAGTGCAAAACGGGGTCAGACAGGGCTGTGTGCTTTCGCCACTGTTATGCAATTTAGTCTTGAACCAAGTTATGCAGCAAACTTGCGCGGAGAATAGGGGCATAGACTGGGGATGGAACGGACATCTAGAAGACCTGGACTACGCGAATGATATATGCCTGATGGAGCACCAACACTCGCATATATCTTCAAAGTTGCATGCAGTCAGCGCTTTTGCAGCTCAAACAgggtaaaaaaacaacattgccaaaacaaaatttatttatttaaacaccAACGAAACGTGCACCACCttagaagaaataaatgaaatatgctACCTCGGCAGCATTATCACAAAAAATAGCGGATCAGCAGTAGATATTCGCAACCGAAAAATCACTTCAGTAGGGAGTCAAAACAATCGTTATCTGAGTGAACAGCAACTGGTGAATCTCGTTCAAAACGCCAGAAAGTGCAACAATTGGCTGGAAAGGTTATGGGATTGGTATTTTGGAATGTGGATGGCgtaatattcatcgactatcttgAGAAGCGAAATACCATCAACAAAGACTATTATACaggatccggcactcgaagtgatGTACGGGCATCAACTGTCTGTTAATTGACTAGAAGGCAGTCCAAagaattgtttacaagcgcgcagaAGCATTtggccgagagtaaacgcgaaaaaagaaaatcagtaatggatttcaagcgtaatagtgtgattgcattataattggctggaaaatcacaaccaacgaTTGcttgtgagctcgagcaccttaaaataaatacaatttttgtttatcgcaccattactagTTAAAATGATGCTGGTAGCATCGCCAAACGTCATGAAGtaggtcatcaaaagactgcaatgtcacgtgaaatggttcaaaaagtgaagaagcgaattgagcgaaatccccgacgaagtgccaatcaaatggcgaaagaactgaaaatatttcaccgtagcatccgccgcatactgaaaaatcacCTCAAAGTCaggccttacaagatccaaaaggcgcaagatctcacaccaaagcagcaacaagagagcgaaggagttacttcgcttggccgaaagcgatcaatttccaaacattgtgttttctgacaagacaatttttcaaattgagcaattcgtaaactctctAAATGATAGGGTTTCTTTGATCGACCGTtcttacgagaatttgagtcatcgattggccaccaggaggtagTACCCGtcacaagtaatggtttgggacgctataaccgcagatgggtgctctccaatcgttttcatccaGCCTGACGTCAAGATAAATGCAAAATGTTATCGTAAAAGTGATCTGGAGATTGCTTTAAATccatgggcagacaaacatttcagtggcagaccatggacgtttcaacaggactcggcaccgtttcACAAAGCTCAAGTAAACCaataatggctaaaaaacatcgTTCCGATCTTCATAACGTCCATAAAATGGCTCTGACATTCACCAGATACGAAGGCGATGGATTATTccttttgggccattttggaaagcaaggtccgaactataagattcaccagtttcgaggcgagtggaccaaaatacctgcaagtctcattcgggcagcttgcgattcgtttctggagcgactcaaggccatagtcaaggcaaaaggtggtggtcatatcgagcaaatgtaaattgattcttaattttctattattttcacacattttttactttgagttgaataaaaataaatttccaaactaaatttatggcctttttaattggttacacttcaagtaCCGGACCCTGTATGGCGTTATTGGAGCGTTTGAAGGCCGACATTGCAAAGAAACGTCCgcatatggcaaaaaaaaatttccatcaggacaacacacagtgtcacaagtcaatcaaaacaatggccggtaagaaatttcgcttgaatgaagaggttatcgctgaaagtGAGGCCTATTTTAAGGAAAAAGGTAAATCCTTCTACAAAAGTTGtttttgaaatgttagagcggcactGAAATTATTACGTTGTTTTTTATGGGAACTACGttaatgaataaagctaattttgaacaaaaacaaacaacgaaACAAATCTGCTGCAATTCTAAATTTAATCATCTAATCAATTAGTCCATTTTCCACATTCGACTAATTCGCTAAGCTTCTGTATAAATGCACATACAAATAACTGGCACGGCGCAAAACTAGCCGacaattaaatttcaattaacgCATATTTGTCGTGAACTAGGTATTTGCATATCCTATTAAttgcaaatcaatttttttttttaaatacaaaaccaCCTTAATGCGATTATACGATTAGTGCTAATTACATAGGCATAATCACGAGAAATTACCAAGTtaattataacaataaaaattaaatcatgaAATAAAGACcgcaaaacaataaaataacgaaacaacaaaattatagtaAACTCGACAGACATCAAGTACTCATACACGGAAAAATACTTTTGCCTCCACTAtatatacagatacatatatacatcgATATGTATTATactgttatatgtacatacatacgaacaagTAACGCTACAACAACTTGTCAGCCATGTCAACAGACAACCAGCAAATTAAAATGAGAATTATTACATCGCGCAATGGCTCTACCCAACGCAaagtagcaacaacaatttacaaaaaacaaaaaaaaaaacacttttcctTCAGAGAACCAAAATAGCACatacaaagagaaaaaaaattaaatattaaaaaacaaaaaatcatgactagtgcaaataaattttggtacGATTATGATTACTATTGGTttcgatttgatttgatttggtttgatgaaaattttgaatttgaaaaatagaCTTGTTACCGTGAGATTTTCGTGagttatgtacgtacatagacATCGTTTACCTGGTGGCCGGGACCCACTCGAATTTCTCCCTGAGTGGAGGCCGCCATTACCCTTTAAAGACACGCTTCCGGTCCAGTGTTAAGCTTTTTATTGCCCTCTATGATGAAAATATGCAAACTGTAAAAGagagaaagaaaacaaaatgcagaaacagcattagtcaaaataaagatgatATTTAcatggtacatacatacatacatgcatacatacatgcatacatacatacatacatgcatacatacatacatacatacatatgtacatacatatattacataaatgcaTCGGGTGTTTtcttttagctgcatgaaaacTATCAATaacgataactatggtttgacagctgagaatgacaaactgtgttggcatttctgttcagagaggtttggcaagtcatca is from Anastrepha ludens isolate Willacy chromosome 4, idAnaLude1.1, whole genome shotgun sequence and encodes:
- the LOC128860023 gene encoding arginine-glutamic acid dipeptide repeats protein isoform X7 — protein: MAASTQGEIRVGPGHQVNDVYAKLPDYNPISSFPVDKESDERELEESRWSPGIVADGDLLMFLRAARSMAAFQGMCDGGLEDGCLAASRDDTTINALDILHDSGYDPGKALQALVKCPVSKGIDKKWAEDETKKFIKGLRQFGKNFFRIHKDLLPHKETPELVEFYYLWKKTPGANNNRPHRRRRQSALRRNRVTRASNTPPKKEDTPEPQTATTASAAADSTRSSPVVSKEENSSLTEDDISECDSDSSLTNKRDESPSRMRTRNKQQQQNNNTKEQTTQQVANGKRPKRGTETPDTVSAADSPKTPTKGANATENNTTTTVAANKRKAGGKQDTPNKKKRTDVDGSAGSGSGGGSGDITDDGSLSKDSAKRKRPDSPAEESMNSDSRPDSVLDDAESNTTDTVEQSLKEGKDSSGGKEDSAATDGDSKAEIIEKSEKPGEDTKETIKNDDEETNIQAPVSGQVAIATPVGDSVGVDTKDPATNTNDGGLNIVSAPPTPMKVPTIATVEALNASIGRGDLSTERKDPLEKMDVSEGSVTADLTKEQEMMKKIANMKQESLQQQLPPNSSNANMQENAVFIKKEPLDDSLDATCNQNSNEPQDLKVKVEIKNEECKSAAGMPPTSMATSVNETTAGSDVPPQPPHMHMHLPPGGPQPPPGYILDGQIKYGPPLQQSMPSNDNNAPPSTGMPLGGPPPTHKYPSDMDMKYNESAATAGIKYEGGKFAMQDIKYPPPPLEHAMKYGTVQEMQAAAAAAAAAAAAGKYDMKFAMEQQGKYPGDLSAHQQPPKGFPGDPMKMPDMKVSGIYPMTNAEGKYTGPPNQPSDVGLKYGGGAPQDPQPPTSHGAPPGATPPPGIAMPKPHYQHEVQHPLARSAFESSLMLKYGDPMAVKYGPPQELKYPPPPQGPNDGGPMKPSPYAENLVKGSPYGTQEPGGLKYPPPESPIDASSRSTPGQDSQGSNSSSQPSSQQQQQFQSPHPSPHLPSPAGGGLPPGMHPQNLVSPHGPPSHGQLNSGLPPGSSGPPQPSSLHHPHLTPPPNNSQQLQGHSQSSIASSMPPTSVGAPPPLSTVAPSGLHPQHIPPSHLQQLHRQHPDMSSGIHPHAPIPLALQGHDPRGGPPLPTHQIPPQQQQSSTVRTPSPAQQPQPRNLHEERIGPNSGPPSGQSREPPTSQASMLPQQSPHAHRSSPLSGMPGNPPPGLIGHPMPIHPHLAHLPPGHPAHAAVAGVGHPGHQILSHTMAGLGPGGGPIALLAGPPSLTGMPESALSRRTPPSHIAQPHSSSAPPHSSVAVSLASTTTSASSAPSTNTVPSSAFSRASPSVQGPNSNIGGPQSVGGPGSGGTPGSSSAHRSASPASSVGSLSRQSPLHPVPQSPLSHHPSSSALTAAAVAVAERDRHALLRQQSPHMTPPPVSSASTLMASPLSKMYCPQPNQRVLGTSPPPHLRPGASPPVIRHPQMPLPLPLIPPGAGIPQIGVHPGQSPYPHPLLHPSMFYSPHHHNPFNYGYGPYGPGFPAAYMKPPQPGGPLDPASVLGAHHPGLPGPPPTRPDDPAMAAAAAAAAEKQAVVAHQLKQQQQQHQQHQQQQAAAQAQAQAQAQAQAQAQAQAQAQAQAQAQAQAQNKPPTPKTPQGNNSGGGPPGSSHSTPTGLPPAGYPGSHLGGYPPPPHSSPFQDGQQMGLKPTTHMDALRAHAHSANLGAPHHPTEPLPIDIEPDPEPEIPSPTQNLPRGPSPEAKPDDTECHRSQSAIFVRHIDRGDYNSCTRTDLIFKPVADSKLARKREERDRKLAEKERERRQQQQQQQQQQQQQAVAAQQAAQQAKLKAELKPPYADTPALRQLSEYARPHVAFRWVPVEQMVPYHHPMGPIYSRERELEEIKNAQVAAASQSRLDPHWMEYYRRGMHPSQFPLYANPAAISQMERERLGIPPPHHVGLDPGEHMPQPPEAGFQLPPNVGQYPRPSMLMPREPDVLLRMSYADQLQYLQAAEFQRQSLHEQYFRQRPR